GCTTTTATAGGCAGCGATACTGCACTCGTTGCTCCTGTCCGCATAGGGAAAGGTGCGTTGATAGGTGCAGGCTCCGTTATAACGAAAAGTGTGCCCGCCGATGCTCTTGGTATAGAGCGGACTGAACAAAAAAATATAGAAGGCTACGCGAGAAAAAGAAAAACGAAATTGGGACAGAAATAATGTGCGGTATTGTTGGGTACATAGGTAAAAAAAATGCACTGCCCATTATACTTGATGGGCTTAAAAGGCTGGAGTACAGAGGCTATGACTCCGCAGGCGTTGCAATACTTTCAGAACACGGGCTTGTAGTAAGAAGGAAAAAAGGCAAGATCAGAGAGCTTACGGATCATATACAGAATGAGTCTATAAGCGGTAAAATAGGCATAGGACATACAAGATGGGCTACGCACGGTAAACCATCCGATGAAAATGCACATCCTCACAAAGCAGGCGATATCGTCGTCGTTCACAATGGAATAATAGAAAACTACTCAGAACTTAAATTAATGCTCAAAAGCAGGGGACATCATTTTAAATCGGACACGGATACAGAGATTATAGCTCATCTTATAGAAGATTACATAAAATCAGGGCTGTCTTTTGAACAGTCTGTTTTATCGGCAGTTGGAATATTAAAAGGGTCTTTTGCCCTTGGTGTTTTATACTCAAAACGGCCGGATACATTAATAGCGGTAAGAGAGGCAAGTCCGCTTGTGATTGGGCTTGGAGACAGGGAGAATATGTTTGCATCAGACATACCCGCCATCCTTCCTTATACCGACAGGATGCTGATCATGGATGACGGCAATATTGCAGTGCTGACCGATACGGATATAAGGCTTATGGATTTTGCAGGACATGAGCTATCCGCAGCCCCCCGTAATATCAATATGAACCCGGCAATGGCTGAAAAGGGCGGATACAAGCATTTCATGCTTAAAGAGATATTTGAGCAGCCCTCGGCAATAACTGATACATTAAGGAATAGAATAAACTTTGACAAAAAAGATGTAAATCTTGACGAGGTTTCCCTGCCTGAAAAGATTATTCATTCTATCAAAAGAATAAATTTTGTGGCCTGCGGTACATCATATCATGCAGGGCTTGTAGGCAAATATATTATAGAAGAAATGATCGGCATACCAGTCGACGTCGATGTTGCATCAGAATTCAGGTATAGAACACCGCTGATAAGCAGTGAGACGCTTACAATAGCCATATCCCAGTCCGGAGAAACAGCGGATACCCTTGCAGGCATAAGGCTTGCAAAAAAGCATGGCAGCAAGGTTTTAAGTATATGTAATGTTATAGATAGTACCATAGCAAGGGAATCGGATCACGTTATCTACACCCATGCCGGTCCCGAGATCAGCGTTGCATCCACAAAGGCATTTACATCACAGATCATGGCGATCTATCTTTTTGCAATATACATTGGCAAGGTTCTCAGACACATTTCTCATGAGCAGCTTACCCGATACGTGGATGCTTTAATTTCAATACCGGGATTTATTGACAGCATTCTTAAAAGTGACGACAGGATTGCAAGCGTTGCGAAGAAATATTCAAAATATTCAAACTTTTTATATCTCGGCAGAGGGATAAGCTTTCCTGTTGCACTTGAAGGTGCATTGAAATTAAAAGAGATCTCTTACATACATGCGGAAGGCTATACGGCAGGAGAGATCAAACATGGTCCGATAGCTTTGATAAGCGCTGACATGCCGGCAGTTTTTGTTGCTGTAAGAGGCAGGGTTTATGACAAGACTAAAAACAACATAGAGGAGGTAAAGGCACGGAACGGGAAGATCCTATGCATCACAACGACAAAAGACAATGAGCTTCAAGGACTTTCTGATGATATTATTTTTGTTCCCGATATAGACGAATTGTTTACACCAATCCTGTCCATAGTACCTTTACAACTATTCGCATATCACATTGCAGTGATTAACGGCACAGATGTGGATCAGCCAAAAAATCTGGCAAAAAGTGTAACCGTGGAATAGCTCATAACATCCTTAAAAAAAACATAATGTCATAGCTTTCCCTGCTGTGCATAGCTGCGTTTCTTTGAAGAATAACAGACCGGGTTAACCCAAAAATGCAAATGAAAAAGCATCCGTGTTTTATTGCAGGGGCGGTTAGATGAATCGCACGGAACAGGCGGAGCGCAGTGTTAAACTAATAAGCAGGCTTCCCTATTGCATTGTTCGGATTAAGCGGTATTATCTTTAAAATTAAAAAAGATGATTACATATATTCTTTTGTTGATATTATTTTTTATATTGTTCCTTCCTTTGTTCCTGAAGAGGATTGAGAGGAATATCGAGGTATTTTTCTTTGTCATGGCAATCATGACTTTAACTCTTTCTCACATCTTTGGCACTGAGCCAGCATTCAGCCTTAAGCTTGTATGGACCTCCATTATTGCCCCTGTAAAACTCGTAATTGCAACACTGGTATTTGGATTACTTTTTAAGATGTACAGGAAACCTTTAGAAAAAGAGATCCTTTACATAGAAAGATCGATCGGGACAAGATTTTTTTCGGCATTGCTCATATTGTTTCTCGGCTTGGTCTCGAGTGTAATAACGGCAATAATCGCAGCACTGATACTCTCGGAAGTTATAACAATACTCGGACTTGATAAAAAATACGAGAGCGGACTCGTGATACTTGCATGCTTTTCTATCGGTATGGGTGCTGCCCTTACACCGATAGGAGAGCCTTTATCAACAATCGCCATAGTAAAGATCAAAGGAACGGTTAACAATACCGATCTTTTTTTTCTGATAAAACTCCTGGGGCCATACGTCTTTTCCGGTTTGATCCTGGTTTCAACGGCTGGATTCCTTTTAAAAGGAAAAAAGGTAAAAAAGAGCAACAGCTTAACAGAAGATTTCCCCGAGACCTTTAAAGATACAGCAATAAGGGCACTGAAGGTTTATGTCTTTGTTATGTCTCTTGTACTGCTCGGCGACGGATTTAAACCGCTTGTGAAAAATCACATCTCAAAACTGTCGGGTCCATTACTTTACTGGATCAACATGCTGTCCGCTGTTGTCGATAATGCCACCCTTGCAGCAGCAGAACTTGGTCCTCACCTGTCACTGCCGCAAATAAGGGGCATACTCATGGGCCTCATAATATCAGGCGGTATGCTCATACCGGGTAACATTCCCAATATCATTGCTGCCGGGAAGCTCAAGATATCAATCAGGACATGGGCAAAAATAGGGATACCGATGGGACTTATTTTGATGAGTTTGTATTATGTTATGTTGTTTATAAAATAGGGGCGTATTTTAATACGCCCCTATTGATCTCGAATAGTTGAACCTTATTTTTCTGCTAAAATCTCGTTTATTGTATTAGCAAATTGCGTCTCAGGCTGGGCACCCTGTATAATCCTGCCATTTATTACGAATGTCGGTGTTGAACTAACTCCAACATTAGCGGCCTCTTTCATGTCTCTATCTACCAGGGGTTTTGTTTCCTGCTTATTAAGGCATGTTTGAAATTTACCCACATTAAGCTTTGCGGCCTTTGCATATCCTGTTAGCTTTGCCTTAACATTATCCGGCGTTATAGAGCCCTGTTCCTTAAATAGGTGGTTATAAAAATACCAGAATGCATTATTGTTTTGAACATAAGCACATTCTGAACCAATAGCTGCCGTCATTGCCCACGGGTGCATGGGTAATGGGAACTGTTTATACAAAATCCTTATTTTCCCATGAAATTTCTTAAGAAGATCCTCTACAGTTGAATAAGCCCTTCCACAGAATGGACATTCGAAATCAGAATATTCAACTATCGTAACCTTTGCATTTGCCGGGCCCTGTGCGGGTGAATCATGCAGATTGATCTTGCTCCATGCAGCTTTAAATGGATTTTCATTAATGTTGAAAACCCTTCCGACAAACAGGTATTTGTTGTCCTTCGATAGATACATTTCCTGTGACTGAGTTCTTCCTCCGGCTGAAATCTCTACATCAATCTTATCAAAGCCCTTTATATTTGACGGTTTTATATCCTTAACCAGAATATTTACGTTGGACGGTATGTTAAAAGCCTTTCTAAGATATGAGCCTATCTTACCCTGTATACCCGTTTGATGCTCTTCTTTGACCGGTTGAATAGCAGGAGACTGGTTAGCCGATCCCTGTGCCTGTTTGGTATTTTGAGTAACTTGCTGTGCAGCCTGTGGCGATGCAGCTTTTGAAGCAGCAGGCTCCTTTTTTGTGCATCCTGCACTCACTGCTAAGAACACGGCAGCTAATATGATCAATCTGTTTTTCATTTATTTTCTCCTTTTATTTAATATTCATAGGCTTATATGTGAAAGATTTGAAAAGATCAACCTGATCCCCAAAATTAGGTCCTACAGTGCCCATGCCTGTGGCAGGATCAAATGTGATAAATCCATTCTCACCTGGTGCAACTACATTTTCTCCAAATATCGGATTTGTAAGGTTAATAATCTGCATGTAGGTACTTCTGTTCTGCGATGGGACAGTCCCGAAGTTTGTCGGGTTAACTGCATTACTTGTTAAGAATATAGCCGCTGTCTGAGCAAGGCTGTCAATAGCATCAAAGTCGAGATCGTTGACAGGTATATAACCCCATGTAGTTGGATCAGAGGCACTGAAATTTGCAGGGAAATTTGCACCGTTTGCGTGTCCTTGTGATAGTTGATCCATGGCAAGCTGAAGTGCATAGATGATTATGTGATCCCTGTCCTTCGGTATGCCTGCCGGTAGACTGGCAAATGCATAGTAGCCTCCTTGTGTAAAATGTCCTCCAGTGGTTGGGCCTGTAAGATAATTTGCTTTGGTTGTCCCAGTAAAGTTCAAAGGCACGCCTGTATTGGGCTCATCAAATATATGGAGAAGCATGCTATGGGTAGTTTCACCGAGGATTCCACCCATCATGTTGCTAAACATCACCTGCTGTATCTCTTGAAACCACTTTGCAAAGATCATTGCGCCCGGCTGTCCTATAACAGGGCTGTATCCTGGAACACCCGGTGTTATCGAGTAGCCTGCGGGCGTAAATATCTGAGTAGGATCCGTAAAATAGGTGTTCCATTTACTCAAAATATCTACACCCTGAGTAATGAATGTGGAGCTCGTAATTGTTATAAGTGGATCACCGGCAGTCTTCAAAGTATTATAAGCATTCACGATAAATGGGATAAAATATGTCCCTGCTACTGTTACATTGTCATTGATTGTACCCACATCCTTCTCAATATTTTCCATATCAGCTACACTCAGCTTTTTAGGATTGCTCTTTATAAGGAATGCAATCCTGTCTGACCTGAATATCTGGCCCCAGTGTTCGTCCCCGCTATTACCTTCCATTATTACGCCGGGAACATTAAGAGGCTTTGTATTCCAGTTAACCAGATACCCCTGGGCCGGATTTACAGAGTATAGCCAGCTACTGTACGGCACAAACATCTGTCCATTGGGCCATGGTGTCCATTCTGCACTTCCGTCACCAGGAGAAGGCAGCCTGTCATCATAACCCTTAGGGAAATTAGGTTCAAAGCCTGCAGACCAGAATGTAATATTGCCAAGCTGATCCGCATACATAAAGTTGTGTAATGATGCAATCTTTGCAGCAGCATTGCTAAAGTCCTGCCAGTTTTTTGCATCATTCATATCTGCAAATCCTTCAACCGTTGAGAATTCTTTTTTCCAGAAAGCAACCTTGTATGTGTATGCAAGTTGATCAGGTAGATCAAATGAGATTACAGGACCATGATAATGTACCGGGTCAGAATCATTAACCCTGAAAACATTGTAGAGTAAAGGCCCCGGACCTGTCGGATTACCGTTTTGATCAGGGTACATTGCCGGTGCAGACGGGTTTTCCCCTGCATAATGAATTGTATCTACAATCCTGTCCATTGGAACATAAGAACCGTTGTAAAGCACGTTATAATTGCTGTTTGCAGTTTGCGGGTTTGTAAATTGTAAAGCAGAATTATCAAGATGCTCTACATAAATTACAGAGTCCTCAATCTCGCCTGATGTTGTTGTCCATCCATATTTATTTGTCATTCCTATCAGTATAACAGGCTCGCCTGGAATCTTCATGCCGCCTACTGTTATATCCGGACTGTGCAGATACATCTCATCGTCTATATTGGGGTCTGAGAATCCTTCTTGCGGGCCGCCCCACAGCATGGCAGAATCGGTTGTTGACAGGGTTGGAACAACTGCCCATGCGTTACTGCCCTCTGTGAAAAACACCCCGAGATGTTTCTTCATGTCCGTTAATCTCTGGAGATTTCCATAGAAATCATTTATCGCCTTTTGTACAGAGGCCTGCGGAATCTTGGATAAAAATGCATACTGCTTTTGTGCATTTGGATTATCAGAGAACGCACTTAAGTTAAAACTTGTTGGATTTACAGTAATACCCGGTGGTATTTGAGGTGTTGTTTTCATCGGTCCATTCGGCATAATAGCTGTACCGCCAGGTGTATTATCAGGTATCGATATAGGTGCCAACGGATCATTAAGCCATCTTATGTCATCAAATACCCGTGTTGCATAAGTAGTTGACTCGGTAAGGTTCATGCCCTGATTAGTTTGAAACCAGTGTATCAGATAATCCAGATCGCCGAGCTGCTGGAGCTGCCTGCCTCCGCCGGTACCAAAGAAATCAACAAGCAGATCGGCCACTGCAATAACGTCAGCGGGCGTCCACGGCCCTGGTTTAAATATTGTATACTTTCCATCAGGGATAAGCTGATATGTAACGCCGCCAGGTAAACCGTATTGAGAAGTAAGCGATTTTAAATATCCGCCTAACTGGAAGAATTCAAAAGGCACCTTTGAATAAGTAGGGTCGGAATAAATACTCTGTATGTATGCATTGACCCCGTCAACATAGGCAAGTACGGCATTTTTAATCGTTGTATCGGTAATAGCATTGAAAGCAGCCTCTCTTTCAGCTTCTGTATAATAAAGATACTGCCTTAAAGATATATCGTTACCAAGTGCCAATGCACCGAAGATCTCGGCTAATGTCCCATTCCCATCACGACGCATGAACTCCATTTGAACAAGCCTGTCCTGTGCTTCTGCCCATCCGACACCATAAAACAAGGAATAGTCATTCCCTGCATATATGTGTGCTACACCATAACTATCCCTGACGATAGTGGGAAGTGTAGAACTCGAAGATGTCGATTTTGAACAGCCTGTAAAGTACACAGACCCGGTAAAAATTAGTACCAAAGATATTATTATTTTCAGCCATTTTTTTTTCATAATCCCTCCTAATAATTTTTATAGCAAAAGAATATTATCAGGAGCATAAATCAAAGTCAATAAAGTCTGTTTTAAACATAAAAAAAAGGGGCGGTTTAGCCGTCCCTTTTAGTTCATGCCGGTAATTTTATTTATAAGTTACAATCCAATTTAGCTGCTCCGCTACCTTCGCTAACATTAGCACAACCACAATTTGATCCATTTGAGTTCACTGAAAAATCAACTGTAAAAGTGCGGTCCGCTGTAATGGTAAGTGTACCGTTAGCGGGCCATTGACCGCTGCATATTGCATCATTAAAGGTTATATTTCTTAAACCTACACTCACCTTTCCAGAATACGAAGCAGAATTTGTAACAGGTGTTCCACATGTTGATGTAGCAGTGCCTGTTACTATTTGACCAAATGTCCCTGAGCCGTTGATTGTCCTTGTTGTCTGTGATGTTGAACTAATAGTTATTGATGCCTTAGCATAGCTGCCCTGTTTAAACGTTTCGGAGCTGCCATTTGATAATGTGCCTGATATATCTGTTTCATTTCCATCCTCTTTGGAAGACGCAAGCGAATTAGGGCTGCCGGTAAATGAGTCATCTATAGTCATCCAGCCGTTAAATGAACCTGATGCTGTCGTTGTACCTGTTGTGCCGCAGCCAGCATCTATAGGCATATTCGTGACACTCCCGCTGATGTTGAGTGAACCCTTTTCTGTATATGTGATGTTCGTAGTAG
This region of Deltaproteobacteria bacterium genomic DNA includes:
- the glmS gene encoding glutamine--fructose-6-phosphate transaminase (isomerizing), with protein sequence MCGIVGYIGKKNALPIILDGLKRLEYRGYDSAGVAILSEHGLVVRRKKGKIRELTDHIQNESISGKIGIGHTRWATHGKPSDENAHPHKAGDIVVVHNGIIENYSELKLMLKSRGHHFKSDTDTEIIAHLIEDYIKSGLSFEQSVLSAVGILKGSFALGVLYSKRPDTLIAVREASPLVIGLGDRENMFASDIPAILPYTDRMLIMDDGNIAVLTDTDIRLMDFAGHELSAAPRNINMNPAMAEKGGYKHFMLKEIFEQPSAITDTLRNRINFDKKDVNLDEVSLPEKIIHSIKRINFVACGTSYHAGLVGKYIIEEMIGIPVDVDVASEFRYRTPLISSETLTIAISQSGETADTLAGIRLAKKHGSKVLSICNVIDSTIARESDHVIYTHAGPEISVASTKAFTSQIMAIYLFAIYIGKVLRHISHEQLTRYVDALISIPGFIDSILKSDDRIASVAKKYSKYSNFLYLGRGISFPVALEGALKLKEISYIHAEGYTAGEIKHGPIALISADMPAVFVAVRGRVYDKTKNNIEEVKARNGKILCITTTKDNELQGLSDDIIFVPDIDELFTPILSIVPLQLFAYHIAVINGTDVDQPKNLAKSVTVE
- a CDS encoding DUF1646 domain-containing protein produces the protein MITYILLLILFFILFLPLFLKRIERNIEVFFFVMAIMTLTLSHIFGTEPAFSLKLVWTSIIAPVKLVIATLVFGLLFKMYRKPLEKEILYIERSIGTRFFSALLILFLGLVSSVITAIIAALILSEVITILGLDKKYESGLVILACFSIGMGAALTPIGEPLSTIAIVKIKGTVNNTDLFFLIKLLGPYVFSGLILVSTAGFLLKGKKVKKSNSLTEDFPETFKDTAIRALKVYVFVMSLVLLGDGFKPLVKNHISKLSGPLLYWINMLSAVVDNATLAAAELGPHLSLPQIRGILMGLIISGGMLIPGNIPNIIAAGKLKISIRTWAKIGIPMGLILMSLYYVMLFIK
- a CDS encoding penicillin acylase family protein, which gives rise to MKKKWLKIIISLVLIFTGSVYFTGCSKSTSSSSTLPTIVRDSYGVAHIYAGNDYSLFYGVGWAEAQDRLVQMEFMRRDGNGTLAEIFGALALGNDISLRQYLYYTEAEREAAFNAITDTTIKNAVLAYVDGVNAYIQSIYSDPTYSKVPFEFFQLGGYLKSLTSQYGLPGGVTYQLIPDGKYTIFKPGPWTPADVIAVADLLVDFFGTGGGRQLQQLGDLDYLIHWFQTNQGMNLTESTTYATRVFDDIRWLNDPLAPISIPDNTPGGTAIMPNGPMKTTPQIPPGITVNPTSFNLSAFSDNPNAQKQYAFLSKIPQASVQKAINDFYGNLQRLTDMKKHLGVFFTEGSNAWAVVPTLSTTDSAMLWGGPQEGFSDPNIDDEMYLHSPDITVGGMKIPGEPVILIGMTNKYGWTTTSGEIEDSVIYVEHLDNSALQFTNPQTANSNYNVLYNGSYVPMDRIVDTIHYAGENPSAPAMYPDQNGNPTGPGPLLYNVFRVNDSDPVHYHGPVISFDLPDQLAYTYKVAFWKKEFSTVEGFADMNDAKNWQDFSNAAAKIASLHNFMYADQLGNITFWSAGFEPNFPKGYDDRLPSPGDGSAEWTPWPNGQMFVPYSSWLYSVNPAQGYLVNWNTKPLNVPGVIMEGNSGDEHWGQIFRSDRIAFLIKSNPKKLSVADMENIEKDVGTINDNVTVAGTYFIPFIVNAYNTLKTAGDPLITITSSTFITQGVDILSKWNTYFTDPTQIFTPAGYSITPGVPGYSPVIGQPGAMIFAKWFQEIQQVMFSNMMGGILGETTHSMLLHIFDEPNTGVPLNFTGTTKANYLTGPTTGGHFTQGGYYAFASLPAGIPKDRDHIIIYALQLAMDQLSQGHANGANFPANFSASDPTTWGYIPVNDLDFDAIDSLAQTAAIFLTSNAVNPTNFGTVPSQNRSTYMQIINLTNPIFGENVVAPGENGFITFDPATGMGTVGPNFGDQVDLFKSFTYKPMNIK
- a CDS encoding thioredoxin domain-containing protein, whose amino-acid sequence is MKNRLIILAAVFLAVSAGCTKKEPAASKAASPQAAQQVTQNTKQAQGSANQSPAIQPVKEEHQTGIQGKIGSYLRKAFNIPSNVNILVKDIKPSNIKGFDKIDVEISAGGRTQSQEMYLSKDNKYLFVGRVFNINENPFKAAWSKINLHDSPAQGPANAKVTIVEYSDFECPFCGRAYSTVEDLLKKFHGKIRILYKQFPLPMHPWAMTAAIGSECAYVQNNNAFWYFYNHLFKEQGSITPDNVKAKLTGYAKAAKLNVGKFQTCLNKQETKPLVDRDMKEAANVGVSSTPTFVINGRIIQGAQPETQFANTINEILAEK